A stretch of uncultured Campylobacter sp. DNA encodes these proteins:
- a CDS encoding HP0268 family nuclease: protein MELKLARTQLDAKPKTISLEKIEAAFAKDPQQIFYFDRENSHKQLIALVEFFEEKGLSVYHRTVRYGLDENDYMYEVHIL, encoded by the coding sequence ATGGAGCTAAAACTCGCTAGAACGCAACTTGACGCCAAACCGAAAACGATCTCTCTTGAAAAAATCGAAGCGGCATTTGCCAAAGATCCGCAACAAATTTTCTATTTCGACAGAGAAAACAGCCACAAACAACTCATCGCTTTGGTCGAATTTTTCGAGGAAAAAGGCCTTAGCGTCTATCACCGCACCGTTCGCTACGGCCTAGACGAAAACGACTATATGTACGAAGTGCATATTTTATAA
- the miaB gene encoding tRNA (N6-isopentenyl adenosine(37)-C2)-methylthiotransferase MiaB encodes MRRVLSKKVFIQTLGCAMNVRDSEHIVAELKEKENYDLTDDIAEADLILINTCSVREKPVHKLFSEVGGFEKVKKAGAKIGVCGCTASHLGSEIFKRAPYVDFVLGARNVSKISAAVKTPKFISTDINHDESEYAFGEFRGSPYKSHINISIGCDKKCTYCIVPHTRGDEISIPANLILREVKKAAEGGAKEIFLLGQNVNNYGKRFSGAHEKIDFSDLLVKISEIGGVERIRFTSPHPLHMDDKFLEIFSQNPKICKSMHMPLQSGNTKVLREMKRGYTKEWFLDRAAKLRAMCPNVSISTDIIVAFPGESEEEFEDTMDVLEKVRFEQIFSFKYSPRPMTKAAEFTNQIPDAVASARLTRLQSRHNEILDEIVAAQKGKIFDVYFEELRANGGVAGRSFNNFLVQVAGSEELLGKTLKVRVNDPKRMVLYGELVG; translated from the coding sequence ATAAGGCGAGTTTTGAGCAAAAAGGTATTTATCCAAACGCTAGGATGCGCTATGAACGTCCGCGACAGCGAGCATATCGTCGCCGAACTAAAAGAAAAGGAAAATTACGATTTAACGGACGATATCGCCGAGGCCGACCTCATCCTCATCAACACCTGCTCGGTGCGCGAAAAGCCCGTGCATAAGCTTTTTAGCGAGGTCGGCGGCTTTGAAAAAGTAAAAAAAGCAGGCGCTAAAATCGGCGTTTGCGGCTGCACGGCAAGCCATCTGGGAAGCGAAATTTTTAAACGGGCGCCTTACGTGGATTTCGTTCTGGGCGCGCGAAACGTCAGTAAAATTTCAGCCGCGGTTAAGACGCCTAAATTTATCAGCACCGACATAAATCACGACGAGAGCGAGTACGCATTCGGCGAATTTCGCGGCTCACCGTATAAAAGCCATATAAATATCTCGATCGGCTGCGATAAAAAATGCACCTACTGCATCGTTCCGCACACCAGAGGCGACGAAATCTCGATCCCCGCAAATTTGATCCTGCGCGAAGTAAAAAAAGCAGCCGAGGGCGGAGCGAAGGAGATTTTCTTGCTCGGGCAAAACGTAAACAACTACGGCAAGAGATTTTCAGGCGCGCACGAGAAGATCGATTTTAGCGACCTACTCGTAAAGATTAGCGAGATAGGGGGCGTCGAGCGCATACGATTTACTAGCCCGCATCCGCTTCATATGGACGATAAATTTTTAGAAATCTTTAGTCAAAATCCCAAAATTTGCAAATCCATGCACATGCCCCTTCAAAGCGGAAACACCAAAGTCCTGCGCGAGATGAAGCGCGGCTACACCAAAGAGTGGTTTTTGGATAGAGCCGCTAAGCTACGCGCGATGTGTCCAAATGTTAGCATCTCAACCGACATTATCGTGGCGTTTCCCGGCGAGAGCGAAGAGGAGTTTGAGGACACGATGGATGTGCTAGAAAAGGTGCGCTTCGAGCAAATTTTTAGTTTTAAGTATTCGCCTCGCCCGATGACTAAAGCGGCGGAATTTACCAATCAAATCCCCGACGCCGTCGCAAGCGCTCGCCTAACCCGCCTGCAAAGCCGCCACAACGAGATTTTAGACGAAATCGTCGCGGCGCAAAAAGGCAAAATTTTCGACGTATATTTCGAGGAGCTTCGCGCAAACGGCGGCGTCGCCGGCAGGAGCTTTAATAACTTTCTCGTTCAAGTCGCAGGTAGCGAAGAGCTGCTGGGCAAAACGCTAAAAGTGCGCGTGAACGATCCAAAGAGAATGGTGCTTTACGGTGAGCTCGTGGGCTAA
- the nusA gene encoding transcription termination factor NusA — translation MEKIADIIESIANEKGLGIEDVKERVIRAIINTAKKIYGENYEYDAVIDNATKTLHLYQKITVVEDGDERLAEDNEHYLGVSEAKKVDSGVEIGDELTYELSTDNLGRTAAQTLHKELEYHIQRLMEEKIFQKYQDMVGHMVFGSVTRVDSDENTFIEIDELRAVMPRKNRIKGEKFKHGDVVKAVIKSVYIDKSMGIKVELSRTSPKFLEALLKAEVPEIKDGLVLIAASARIPGERAKVALVATSPNVDPVGATVGTRGVRINAVTKELNGENIDAIEYSAEPTILITRAMAPAIISSVKIGENNKAVVSLVTEQKSKAIGKSGINIRLASMLTGYEIELNELGARGESKDENAKDLKALFGDL, via the coding sequence ATGGAAAAAATAGCGGATATCATAGAATCTATCGCAAATGAAAAAGGGCTTGGAATCGAAGACGTAAAAGAGCGCGTCATAAGAGCTATTATCAATACCGCAAAGAAAATTTACGGCGAAAACTACGAATACGACGCAGTTATAGATAATGCGACCAAGACCCTTCATCTGTATCAAAAAATCACCGTCGTAGAGGATGGCGACGAGCGCTTGGCCGAGGATAACGAGCATTATCTCGGCGTAAGCGAAGCCAAAAAAGTAGACTCTGGCGTAGAGATCGGCGACGAGCTAACATACGAGCTATCTACCGATAACCTCGGCCGCACCGCCGCGCAGACGCTTCACAAGGAGCTTGAGTACCATATCCAGCGCCTGATGGAGGAAAAAATCTTCCAAAAGTATCAAGACATGGTCGGGCACATGGTTTTTGGCTCCGTTACGCGCGTAGATAGCGATGAAAATACCTTCATCGAGATAGACGAGCTGCGAGCCGTGATGCCGCGCAAAAACCGCATAAAAGGCGAGAAATTTAAGCACGGCGACGTCGTAAAAGCCGTCATAAAAAGCGTCTATATCGACAAATCTATGGGTATCAAGGTCGAGCTAAGCCGCACGTCGCCAAAATTCCTCGAAGCACTGCTAAAAGCCGAAGTGCCGGAGATCAAAGACGGTCTCGTGCTGATCGCCGCAAGCGCCAGAATCCCGGGCGAACGCGCTAAAGTAGCGCTCGTAGCCACCTCGCCTAACGTCGATCCAGTTGGCGCGACCGTGGGAACTAGAGGCGTGCGCATAAATGCCGTCACAAAGGAGCTAAACGGCGAAAATATCGACGCGATCGAGTATTCGGCCGAGCCTACTATCCTCATTACTCGAGCGATGGCGCCGGCGATCATCAGCTCGGTTAAAATCGGCGAGAACAACAAGGCCGTCGTGAGCCTAGTAACCGAGCAAAAGAGCAAGGCTATCGGCAAAAGCGGCATAAATATCAGGCTAGCTAGCATGCTAACGGGCTATGAGATCGAGCTAAACGAGCTAGGCGCTAGAGGCGAGAGCAAAGACGAAAACGCGAAGGATCTAAAAGCGCTGTTTGGCGATCTGTAG